In Pectobacterium actinidiae, the DNA window GCAACGGCTGCACCGGAAGAAATACCGGCCAGAATGCCTTCTTCTTCCATCAGACGGCGTGCGGTGCTGATCGCTTCTTCGTTCGTTACTTTTTCTACACGGTCAATCAGTTTCAGATCCAGGTTACCTGGAATGAAACCCGCGCCGATGCCCTGAATCTTGTGTGGGCCTGGCTTCAGCTCTTGGCCTGCCAGCGCCTGAGTGATTACCGGTGAATCGGTAGGTTCAACCGCCACGCTGATGATGGCCTTGCCTTTGGTGTTCTTGATGTAGCGGCTCACGCCCGTCAGCGTACCGCCTGTACCGACGCCAGAGATAAAGACATCAACCTGACCGTCAGTATCTTCCCAGATTTCAGGGCCGGTGGTCTTTTCGTGAATCTCCGGGTTCGCTGGGTTGCTGAACTGCTGCAACAGCAGATAACGGCTCGGATCGCTGGCGACAATCTCTTCTGCCTTGGCGATGGCACCTTTCATGCCTTTTGCGCCTTCGGTCAGCACCAGGTTGGCACCCAGCGCTTTCAGCAACTTACGACGCTCGATACTCATGGTTTCTGGCATGGTGAGTGTGAGCTTGTAACCGCGAGCCGCCGCGACGTAGGCTAGGGCAATCCCTGTATTTCCGCTGGTCGGTTCAACCAGTTCGATGCCCGGTTTGAGAACGCCACGCTTTTCTGCATCCCAAATCAGGTTAGAGCCGATACGGCATTTTACGCTGAAGCTAGGGTTACGGGATTCCACTTTAGCCAGAATGCGTCCGTTGCCGATACGGTTCAGGCGAACCAGCGGCGTATGGCCGATTGTGAAAGAATTGTCTTCGTAGATCTTGCTCATAGCCTGTCCTTATAACTGTATGAAATTTTTGCGAACATAGAGAGAATACCCGTTCACACTTTTCAGTGAAGTAAAGAATTGCTATATCGTTATGTTCTTAAGAAATATCTTTTCATTACAATAGAAAACACTGGCCGTTATCAGCCAGTGCTTGCTGTCTTTTTATGGCGATTTTTTCGGCAGGGTTGCTGACAGATCGCGATAGCGATCCACCCACAGTTGCGTTGCACCACATACCGCGACGGGCATGATGACCAGATTCAAAAAAGGCACCAGCGTAAACAGGCTGACCAAGGCGCCAAACTGCATATTGGCGACTTTATGGCGACGTAATGCCTGACGCATCGTGGCAAAGCTCACTTTGTGGTTATCAAAAGGATAATCGCAGTACTGAATCGACAGCATCCACGCACTGAACAGGAACCACAGTAACGGCGCGACAGTTTGTCCAATGCCGGGGATGAAATAGAGAAGCAGTAGCACAATCGCGCGTGGCAGGTAATACGCCAGTTTTTGGACTTCGCGCTTCATGATGCGTGGGACGTCTTTAGCGATACCGAGTATGCCGCTGTCTGGCAACGTTTGGCCGGTCAGTTTTGCTTCCAACTGCTCTGCCAACAAGCCGTTAAACGGTGCGGCAATAAAATTGGCAATCGTACTGAACAGGTAGCTGAATACCAGCAAAATGGAGAGGACGGCAAGTGGCCAAATGAGGTAGCTGAGCCATTGCAGCCAGCTCGGAATGTGGCTCATGATCTGCGGAATCCAGTCATTCAACTGGGTGAAAAGCCACCAGAAAGCCCCGCCCATCAGGACGATGTTCATCAGTAAGGGCAGAATAACGAAACGTCGGATGCCCGGCAGTGAGATCAGACGCCATCCGGTAAGAAAATAGTGTATGCCGCTGCGAACCTGGCCTGTGTTATTGCCGTAAGACGCTTTTTCGGAAGATGATGGTTTTTCTGAAGACATAGTGCCGATAGACTCAGTCATTTGTTTGTTGAGGCATCATATCGGGATGATCTTATGCTGACTAGCCTGCATTTGGATGAAAAAGCAGCAAAAAAGTGCGTTGTATCTATCTTTATTGTCATAAAGTACCGTGCAGGCTTGCACTTGTGTACTCAGGCAAATAGAGTTAGTAGTATGGGTATTTGCCGTGGTGGCAATGTTTTGTTGGAACAATTGGGATAGCAATGATGCAGGACTTGCGTCTGATATTAATCGTTGTTGGCGCGATCGCTATAATAGCGCTGTTACTGCACGGCTTG includes these proteins:
- the cysK gene encoding cysteine synthase A, with translation MSKIYEDNSFTIGHTPLVRLNRIGNGRILAKVESRNPSFSVKCRIGSNLIWDAEKRGVLKPGIELVEPTSGNTGIALAYVAAARGYKLTLTMPETMSIERRKLLKALGANLVLTEGAKGMKGAIAKAEEIVASDPSRYLLLQQFSNPANPEIHEKTTGPEIWEDTDGQVDVFISGVGTGGTLTGVSRYIKNTKGKAIISVAVEPTDSPVITQALAGQELKPGPHKIQGIGAGFIPGNLDLKLIDRVEKVTNEEAISTARRLMEEEGILAGISSGAAVAAALNLLKEKEFEDKTIVVILPSSGERYLSTALFADLFTEQELQQ
- the cysZ gene encoding sulfate transporter CysZ, translating into MTESIGTMSSEKPSSSEKASYGNNTGQVRSGIHYFLTGWRLISLPGIRRFVILPLLMNIVLMGGAFWWLFTQLNDWIPQIMSHIPSWLQWLSYLIWPLAVLSILLVFSYLFSTIANFIAAPFNGLLAEQLEAKLTGQTLPDSGILGIAKDVPRIMKREVQKLAYYLPRAIVLLLLYFIPGIGQTVAPLLWFLFSAWMLSIQYCDYPFDNHKVSFATMRQALRRHKVANMQFGALVSLFTLVPFLNLVIMPVAVCGATQLWVDRYRDLSATLPKKSP